The following are from one region of the Tenacibaculum dicentrarchi genome:
- a CDS encoding cytidine deaminase gives MEKIDLKTTVTIFENTTELTEQDTLLMNKAIEARAKAYAPYSKFNVGAAFLLENDEIVLGNNQESAAYPSGMCAERVGVWRVGSEFPGVKIKKLAITAASQNMTVDKPIGPCGACRQTLSEYEINQKEPMEVLFMGEVGKIIKTTSLLSLLPFSFDSEYL, from the coding sequence ATGGAAAAAATAGACTTAAAAACAACTGTTACCATTTTTGAAAACACAACAGAATTAACAGAACAAGATACCTTATTAATGAATAAAGCCATAGAAGCAAGAGCCAAAGCTTATGCGCCTTATTCTAAATTTAACGTTGGCGCCGCTTTTTTACTAGAAAACGATGAAATTGTTTTAGGAAACAACCAAGAAAGTGCAGCATATCCTTCAGGAATGTGCGCTGAAAGAGTTGGTGTTTGGCGTGTAGGATCTGAATTTCCTGGGGTCAAGATTAAAAAACTTGCCATTACTGCTGCTTCTCAAAACATGACAGTAGACAAACCTATAGGTCCTTGTGGTGCTTGTAGGCAAACCTTATCGGAGTATGAAATTAACCAAAAAGAACCGATGGAAGTTTTATTTATGGGAGAAGTTGGAAAAATTATAAAAACAACCTCACTACTTTCTTTACTTCCTTTTTCTTTTGATAGTGAATACCTATAA
- a CDS encoding glycosyltransferase family 4 protein has product MFFTYLSLFLISAFFITYLVIPKIIKVVFYKKLFDEPNSRSSHKKITPTLGGVAFFITIIISFFFLKKWDTDGFSTGLMVSLTVLFIIGLKDDLIEISAKTKALAQILAISFLVYDNNLEIESLGGFLGITQIDYWIYIIFIYFSIFFILNSYNLIDGVDGLASSVGITIFTFLGVFFYLLNQDYYCFLCVVIVGTLLAFLRFNLSENKKIFMGDTGSMIMGFLIGVLAFKVLTFQAEIEELGIPSENLFLILLSIISIPVLDTVRVFIIRIINKKSFFIADRNHIHHIFVDQGFSHRKTTLFIVCINLIFTIIIYFLSLILNSFFLLIIFFLLSILFYSIIYRLKLKQKLKLSK; this is encoded by the coding sequence ATGTTTTTTACCTATTTAAGTTTATTTCTTATAAGTGCTTTTTTTATTACTTATTTAGTTATACCAAAAATTATAAAGGTTGTTTTTTATAAAAAATTATTTGATGAGCCTAATAGTCGAAGCTCTCATAAGAAGATAACTCCAACGTTAGGTGGTGTAGCTTTTTTTATAACAATAATTATCTCTTTTTTCTTCTTGAAAAAATGGGACACAGATGGTTTCAGTACTGGTTTAATGGTTAGTTTAACGGTCTTATTTATTATAGGTTTAAAAGATGATTTAATAGAAATATCAGCAAAAACAAAGGCTTTAGCTCAAATATTAGCAATTTCATTTTTAGTTTATGACAATAACTTAGAAATAGAATCATTAGGTGGTTTTTTAGGAATAACACAAATTGATTACTGGATTTATATTATATTTATTTATTTTTCAATTTTTTTCATACTAAATTCATATAATTTAATAGACGGTGTGGATGGTTTAGCATCATCAGTAGGTATAACTATTTTTACTTTTTTAGGTGTCTTTTTTTATTTATTGAATCAAGATTATTATTGTTTTTTATGTGTTGTTATAGTTGGTACTTTATTGGCTTTTTTACGTTTCAATTTATCTGAGAATAAAAAGATTTTTATGGGAGATACTGGTTCTATGATTATGGGATTTTTAATAGGAGTATTAGCTTTTAAAGTATTAACATTTCAAGCAGAAATTGAAGAGTTAGGTATACCATCAGAAAATCTATTTTTAATACTATTATCTATAATATCAATACCTGTTTTAGATACAGTAAGAGTTTTTATTATTCGTATAATAAACAAAAAAAGCTTCTTTATAGCAGATAGAAATCATATTCATCATATTTTTGTTGATCAAGGCTTTTCTCATAGAAAAACAACTTTATTTATTGTTTGTATTAATTTAATATTTACTATAATTATTTATTTTTTATCATTGATACTTAATAGTTTTTTCTTATTAATTATCTTTTTTTTATTAAGTATTTTGTTTTATTCTATTATTTATCGTTTAAAATTAAAACAAAAATTGAAATTATCTAAGTAA
- the rfbC gene encoding dTDP-4-dehydrorhamnose 3,5-epimerase gives MKFIKTEIADVVIIEPTIFKDERGYFYESFSQEKFNANIGENIGATNFIQDNESKSTFGVLRGLHFQKPPFAQAKLVRCNKGKVLDVVVDLRKKSATYGKHVSVFLSEENKKQLFVPRGFAHGFVVLSEEAIFSYKVDNKYAPSHEDGILWNDKTLNIDWNISQEKIILSAKDEILGTFENFDSPF, from the coding sequence ATGAAGTTTATTAAAACAGAAATTGCTGATGTGGTTATTATTGAACCAACTATTTTTAAAGATGAAAGAGGTTATTTTTATGAATCGTTTAGTCAAGAAAAATTCAACGCAAATATTGGCGAAAATATAGGTGCGACTAATTTTATTCAAGATAACGAATCAAAATCTACTTTTGGAGTTTTAAGAGGTTTGCATTTTCAAAAACCACCCTTTGCACAAGCAAAATTAGTGCGATGTAATAAAGGAAAAGTATTAGATGTTGTAGTCGATTTACGTAAAAAATCAGCTACTTACGGTAAACACGTTAGCGTTTTTTTATCCGAAGAAAATAAAAAACAATTATTTGTTCCAAGAGGTTTTGCTCATGGTTTTGTGGTGTTATCCGAAGAAGCTATTTTTTCGTATAAAGTAGATAATAAATACGCTCCTTCGCATGAAGATGGTATTTTATGGAACGATAAAACACTTAATATTGATTGGAATATAAGCCAAGAAAAAATAATTTTATCAGCAAAAGATGAAATTTTAGGAACATTTGAAAACTTTGATTCTCCTTTTTAA
- a CDS encoding glycosyltransferase family 2 protein, which yields MNNKVSIITPSYNSEKFISETIEGILNQSYTNWELLITDDGSTDKTIDIVKEYQKKTDRIKLFQLEENGGAGIARNNSIKNATGRFIAFCDSDDVWKSDKLEKQLSFMLKKDLSFTYCAYQKMDEKGVKGAEIFPPQKTTFNSLLKTCTIGCLTAIYDTDRLGKRYMPTIRKRQDYGLWLTIFKDIKHTEGIYDEVLAYYRVRSNSISSNKFKAASYHYKVLRECGEVSFIKSVYYFIYYSINGVVKYLK from the coding sequence ATGAATAACAAAGTTTCCATAATAACGCCATCTTACAATTCTGAAAAATTTATTTCAGAAACCATTGAAGGAATACTAAATCAAAGCTATACCAACTGGGAATTATTAATAACAGATGATGGTTCTACTGATAAAACAATCGATATTGTAAAAGAGTATCAAAAAAAAACAGATAGAATAAAACTTTTTCAGCTTGAAGAAAATGGTGGAGCAGGAATAGCTAGAAATAATTCTATTAAAAATGCTACAGGTAGATTTATTGCTTTTTGTGATAGTGATGATGTATGGAAAAGTGATAAACTAGAAAAACAACTAAGCTTTATGCTTAAAAAAGATTTATCTTTTACCTACTGTGCATATCAAAAAATGGATGAAAAAGGTGTTAAAGGGGCAGAAATTTTTCCACCTCAAAAAACAACCTTTAATAGTTTATTAAAAACATGTACAATAGGATGTTTAACAGCTATTTATGATACTGATAGGCTAGGTAAAAGATATATGCCTACTATTAGAAAAAGACAGGATTACGGCTTATGGCTTACTATTTTTAAAGATATAAAACACACTGAGGGTATTTATGATGAAGTTTTAGCCTATTATAGAGTAAGATCAAATTCTATATCGAGTAATAAATTTAAAGCAGCTTCATATCATTATAAAGTTTTAAGAGAATGTGGTGAAGTTAGTTTTATTAAATCGGTGTATTACTTTATATACTATTCAATTAATGGGGTAGTTAAATATTTAAAATAA
- the rfbB gene encoding dTDP-glucose 4,6-dehydratase — protein MKSILITGGAGFIGSHVVRLFSNKYPTYQIINLDALTYAGNLDNLTDIEDNVNYTFIKGDICDEVLVKNIFEDYNIDAVIHLAAESHVDRSISDPFSFVKTNVFGTLNLLENAKNSWKDNFEDKLFYHISTDEVYGSLKETGFFTEKTAYDPHSPYSASKASSDHFVRAFNDTYGLPIVISNCSNNYGPNQFPEKLIPLFIDNIINKKMLPVYGKGENIRDWLYVEDHAMAIDVIFHQGKTGETYNIGGDNEWKNIDLIKLLIKEVDILLGRKLGTSNNLITYVTDRAGHDYRYAIDSSKLQKDLGWKPSLQFEEGIQKTIQWYLNNQEWLKSINEKNRIF, from the coding sequence ATGAAAAGTATTTTAATTACAGGCGGTGCAGGATTTATTGGTTCACATGTTGTTCGATTATTTTCGAATAAATATCCAACATATCAAATTATTAATTTAGATGCTTTAACCTATGCAGGAAATCTAGATAATTTAACAGATATAGAAGATAATGTAAACTACACTTTTATAAAAGGAGATATTTGTGATGAAGTTTTAGTCAAAAATATTTTTGAAGATTATAATATAGATGCTGTAATTCATTTAGCTGCAGAATCGCATGTTGACCGTTCTATTTCAGACCCATTTTCGTTTGTTAAAACCAATGTTTTTGGAACTTTAAACCTGTTAGAAAATGCCAAAAATAGTTGGAAAGATAATTTTGAAGACAAATTATTTTATCATATTTCTACAGATGAAGTTTATGGAAGTTTAAAAGAAACAGGTTTTTTTACTGAAAAAACAGCGTATGACCCTCATTCACCTTATTCAGCATCAAAAGCATCATCTGACCATTTTGTAAGAGCTTTTAATGATACGTATGGTTTACCAATTGTAATTTCTAATTGTTCTAATAATTATGGACCAAATCAATTTCCAGAGAAATTAATTCCTCTTTTTATCGATAACATCATCAATAAAAAAATGTTGCCCGTTTACGGAAAAGGCGAAAATATTAGAGATTGGCTATATGTAGAAGACCATGCAATGGCAATTGATGTAATTTTTCATCAAGGAAAAACAGGTGAAACCTATAATATAGGAGGCGATAATGAATGGAAAAATATCGATTTAATTAAGTTATTAATTAAAGAAGTAGATATTTTATTAGGTAGAAAATTAGGAACTTCAAATAATTTAATAACATATGTTACTGATAGGGCAGGACATGATTATCGATATGCTATTGATTCATCAAAATTACAAAAAGATTTAGGTTGGAAGCCTTCTTTACAATTTGAAGAAGGTATTCAAAAAACAATTCAATGGTATTTGAATAATCAAGAATGGTTAAAGAGTATAAATGAAAAGAATAGAATTTTTTAA
- the rfbA gene encoding glucose-1-phosphate thymidylyltransferase RfbA produces the protein MKGIILAGGSGTRLYPITKGVSKQLLPVYDKPMIYYPLSVLMLAGIKEILIISTPDDLPNFKKLLGDGSDLGINLKYAEQPSPDGLAQAFIIGEKFIGNDDVSLILGDNIFYGHGLPEMLASAIHNVQNDKKATIFGYYVKDAKRYGVVDFDDNGNAISIIEKPKNPKSNYAVVGLYFYPNNVIKIAKKVVPSERGELEITSVNQQYLEDNQLKVQLMGRGFAWLDTGTHDSLLEASQFIETIEKRQGLKVACLEEIALYMGYISKEKVRELAEPLKKNGYGQYLLNLVK, from the coding sequence ATGAAAGGCATAATTTTAGCAGGCGGATCAGGAACACGCTTATACCCCATAACAAAAGGCGTATCAAAACAATTACTTCCTGTGTACGATAAACCGATGATTTATTATCCGTTATCCGTTTTGATGCTTGCAGGAATTAAAGAAATTCTTATTATTTCAACACCTGATGATTTACCTAATTTTAAAAAATTATTAGGCGATGGAAGCGATTTAGGAATCAATTTAAAATATGCTGAACAACCATCTCCAGATGGATTAGCACAAGCTTTTATCATTGGTGAAAAATTTATAGGAAATGATGATGTTTCCTTAATTTTAGGCGATAATATTTTTTACGGTCACGGATTGCCAGAAATGTTAGCATCCGCAATTCATAATGTTCAAAATGATAAAAAAGCAACTATTTTCGGCTATTATGTAAAAGATGCAAAACGTTACGGAGTCGTTGATTTTGATGATAATGGAAACGCAATATCAATTATTGAAAAACCTAAAAATCCGAAGTCAAATTATGCAGTTGTTGGATTGTATTTTTACCCGAATAATGTTATCAAAATAGCAAAAAAAGTAGTTCCTTCAGAAAGAGGAGAGCTAGAAATTACGTCTGTAAATCAACAGTATTTAGAAGATAATCAGCTAAAAGTTCAACTTATGGGACGTGGTTTTGCTTGGCTCGATACAGGTACACACGATTCATTATTAGAGGCAAGTCAATTTATTGAAACCATCGAAAAACGACAAGGTTTAAAAGTAGCTTGTTTGGAAGAAATTGCTTTATATATGGGGTATATATCCAAAGAAAAAGTACGTGAACTTGCCGAACCTTTAAAAAAGAATGGCTACGGACAGTATTTATTAAACTTAGTAAAATAA
- a CDS encoding 3-oxoacyl-ACP synthase III family protein translates to MTSAVITGTGSYIPVIKKENNQFLENSFLNADGTSFSSPNDIIIEKFKSITGIEERRYANDDYQSSDLGYLAAKKAIENANINPESLDYIIFAHNFGDVKKEAVQSDMLPSLASRVKHLLKIENPNCVAYDLLFGCPGWVQGVIQAQAFINAGIAKKCLVIGSETLSRVIDAYDRDSMIYSDGAGACILEEKENSSSGILSHATQTFTKEEAYFLFFGKSFNQKKNNSEENTRYIKMHGRKIYEFALNNVPKAMKTALDKSEVEIDEVKKIFIHQANEKMDEAIIKRFYRLYKKPVPKKIMPMSIRTLGNSSVATVPTLLDLVLKGNIEHQQVKKGDVIMLASVGSGMNINAIVYRY, encoded by the coding sequence ATGACATCAGCAGTAATTACAGGAACAGGTTCATATATCCCTGTTATAAAAAAAGAAAACAATCAATTTTTAGAAAATTCTTTTTTAAATGCTGATGGAACATCTTTTAGTAGCCCGAACGATATCATTATTGAAAAATTCAAATCAATAACAGGTATTGAAGAACGTCGATATGCCAATGATGACTATCAATCATCTGATTTAGGTTATTTAGCAGCTAAAAAAGCCATAGAAAATGCCAATATTAACCCTGAAAGTTTAGACTATATCATTTTTGCTCATAATTTTGGTGATGTTAAAAAAGAGGCTGTTCAAAGTGATATGTTGCCTAGTTTGGCAAGCCGTGTAAAACATTTATTAAAAATAGAAAACCCAAACTGTGTTGCCTACGATCTTTTATTCGGATGCCCTGGATGGGTGCAAGGTGTTATTCAGGCACAAGCCTTTATTAACGCAGGAATTGCCAAAAAATGTTTGGTTATTGGTAGTGAAACATTATCAAGAGTTATTGATGCTTACGACAGAGATTCTATGATTTATAGTGATGGTGCTGGAGCATGTATTTTAGAAGAGAAAGAAAATTCTAGTAGCGGAATTTTAAGCCACGCTACCCAAACATTCACCAAAGAAGAAGCCTATTTTTTATTTTTTGGAAAATCTTTTAATCAGAAAAAAAATAATTCTGAAGAAAATACTCGTTACATAAAAATGCACGGGCGTAAAATTTATGAATTTGCACTTAATAATGTACCAAAAGCCATGAAAACAGCTTTAGATAAAAGTGAGGTTGAAATTGACGAGGTTAAAAAAATATTTATCCATCAAGCTAACGAAAAAATGGACGAAGCAATTATCAAACGTTTTTATCGTCTTTATAAAAAACCTGTGCCCAAAAAAATAATGCCAATGAGTATTCGTACCCTAGGAAATAGCTCTGTGGCAACCGTACCAACACTATTAGACTTGGTTTTAAAAGGAAATATCGAACATCAGCAAGTAAAAAAAGGTGATGTAATTATGCTTGCATCCGTAGGATCAGGAATGAATATAAACGCTATTGTGTATCGCTATTAA
- the guaA gene encoding glutamine-hydrolyzing GMP synthase codes for MQQHNVLILDFGSQYTQLIARRVRELNIYCEIHPYNKIPTNLNDFKAVILSGSPNSVRSEAVLHPDLTEIRGKKPVLAVCYGAQYLAHFSGGLVAPSNTREYGRANLSFVKEGEAFLKGISIGSQVWMSHSDTIKNLPTNGTLLASTNDVENAAYKIEGESTYAIQFHPEVYHSTDGKQLLQNFLVDIAEVAQTWTPDSFVDETVANIKAKVGNDKVVLGLSGGVDSTVAAVLLHKAIGANLHCIFVNNGLLRKNEYTDVLKQYEGMGLNVKGVDASARFMNELAGLSDPEEKRKAIGKVFIDVFDDEANQIDDAKWLAQGTIYPDVIESVSVNGGPSATIKSHHNVGGLPDFMKLKIVEPLRMIFKDEVRRVGASMGIDKDLLGRHPFPGPGLAIRILGDITEEKVRILQEVDAVFINGLKEDGLYDKVWQAGAILLPVNSVGVMGDERTYEKVVALRAVESTDGMTADWVNLPYEFLQKTSNKIINNVKGVNRVVYDISSKPPATIEWE; via the coding sequence ATGCAACAACACAACGTACTTATTTTAGATTTCGGATCGCAATACACACAGCTTATTGCCCGCCGAGTGAGAGAATTGAACATTTACTGTGAAATTCATCCGTATAACAAAATTCCAACAAATTTAAACGACTTTAAAGCCGTAATTTTATCTGGTAGCCCAAATTCTGTTCGTTCAGAAGCTGTTTTACATCCAGATTTAACAGAAATTAGAGGTAAAAAACCTGTATTAGCTGTTTGTTATGGAGCGCAATACTTAGCCCACTTTTCAGGTGGATTAGTAGCGCCTTCAAATACCAGAGAATATGGTAGAGCGAATTTATCTTTTGTAAAAGAAGGAGAAGCGTTTCTTAAAGGAATTTCAATAGGAAGTCAAGTTTGGATGAGTCATTCAGATACTATTAAAAACTTACCAACTAACGGAACTTTATTAGCAAGCACAAATGATGTAGAAAATGCTGCTTATAAAATTGAAGGTGAATCAACATACGCTATTCAATTTCATCCAGAAGTATACCACTCTACTGACGGAAAACAATTATTACAAAACTTCTTAGTAGATATTGCAGAAGTAGCACAAACTTGGACACCTGACTCTTTTGTTGATGAAACAGTAGCTAATATTAAAGCAAAAGTAGGAAATGACAAAGTAGTTTTAGGATTATCTGGTGGTGTAGACTCTACAGTAGCAGCAGTATTATTACACAAAGCAATTGGTGCAAACTTACACTGTATTTTTGTTAACAATGGTTTATTACGTAAAAATGAATATACCGATGTATTAAAACAATACGAAGGTATGGGCTTAAATGTAAAAGGTGTTGACGCTTCGGCACGTTTTATGAATGAACTTGCAGGATTAAGTGACCCTGAAGAAAAACGTAAAGCAATTGGTAAAGTTTTTATTGATGTTTTTGATGATGAAGCAAACCAAATTGATGATGCTAAATGGTTAGCACAAGGAACTATTTACCCTGATGTAATTGAATCTGTTTCTGTAAACGGAGGTCCATCAGCAACTATTAAAAGTCATCATAATGTAGGTGGTTTACCTGACTTTATGAAACTAAAAATAGTTGAACCTTTAAGAATGATTTTTAAAGATGAAGTTCGTCGTGTAGGAGCTTCTATGGGTATTGATAAAGATTTATTAGGTCGTCATCCATTCCCTGGACCTGGATTAGCAATTCGTATTTTAGGTGACATTACCGAAGAAAAAGTACGTATTTTACAAGAAGTAGATGCTGTTTTTATAAACGGATTAAAAGAAGACGGTTTATACGACAAAGTATGGCAAGCAGGAGCAATTTTATTACCAGTAAACTCTGTTGGGGTTATGGGTGATGAAAGAACTTATGAAAAAGTGGTTGCTTTACGTGCTGTTGAAAGTACTGATGGTATGACTGCTGATTGGGTAAATTTACCTTATGAATTTTTACAAAAAACATCAAACAAAATAATAAATAATGTAAAAGGTGTTAATCGAGTTGTGTACGATATAAGCTCTAAACCACCTGCTACAATTGAATGGGAATAA
- a CDS encoding LysM peptidoglycan-binding domain-containing protein — MKKLQFLLLICILTFTVSCGQQKRYVSYKVQQGETIRQIAKRLDMKTRDLLRLNPHVDRRPSANTVIIIPNIEIKKGTPSSNSTKEVVTSSTEPENSATSVKTDTQNIPTTPSETVFKQTVYEYKTHTVNAQETVYRITKKYGISKDDLIKWNPKHPGIEKNILSVGQVLKVKAIAKTIAIDKETVLKNFLTHTVKSKETVYSLTRFYNISKQNLVQLNPEYTEIANNELTVGQLLKIKPIEEINPNENYSFYKDNIEENTSINLTILLPFKAKEYTETTATDIFSKEKNSSAKLANMVTEFYLGTEIAIDSIQKQGINVHVNIFDTGNRGKNITSILAKDKLKDTDVVIGPFYADKAETVASKINAPVMFPHFSKSQHKFSAKKLIKTAPDKNNYTDYLISYLKETYNGQQIFVVGDGKIASNSKINKIVAQLKSHDSIKNIHVLKPKKGYIKKTLFTSKMSAKKDNWVLITSDDNVAIADVLNSMIGIPDNVKVHVFAVEKHKSYNKIENNKLASVDFTYVSDAFTDEYSKDVITFNKKYYKKNNTIPSDYAIKGFDITYDVLMRLASGKALTDTFKEGVSLRLENKFDYQKSSEIMSNKGLFIVKYNKDLSLTRLK, encoded by the coding sequence ATGAAGAAGTTACAATTTTTACTTTTAATTTGCATTTTAACCTTTACCGTTTCTTGTGGTCAGCAGAAAAGGTATGTATCTTATAAGGTTCAGCAAGGTGAAACAATACGCCAAATTGCCAAGCGATTGGATATGAAAACCAGGGATTTATTACGTTTAAATCCTCATGTTGATAGACGACCGAGTGCCAATACAGTTATTATTATTCCTAATATTGAAATAAAAAAAGGAACTCCTTCGTCTAATAGTACTAAAGAGGTTGTTACAAGTAGTACTGAACCCGAAAATTCAGCTACCTCTGTAAAAACCGATACTCAAAACATACCTACCACTCCTAGTGAAACTGTTTTTAAACAAACCGTATATGAATACAAAACACATACAGTTAATGCGCAAGAAACAGTGTATCGAATTACTAAAAAATATGGTATTTCTAAAGATGATTTAATAAAATGGAACCCAAAACACCCTGGTATTGAAAAAAATATTTTAAGTGTTGGACAGGTTTTAAAAGTAAAAGCAATCGCCAAAACAATAGCTATTGATAAAGAAACTGTTCTTAAAAACTTTTTAACACACACCGTAAAAAGTAAAGAAACAGTGTATAGCTTAACACGTTTTTATAATATTTCTAAGCAAAACTTAGTTCAACTAAACCCTGAATATACCGAAATAGCAAACAACGAATTAACCGTTGGCCAGTTATTAAAAATAAAACCAATTGAAGAAATAAATCCAAACGAAAATTATTCTTTTTACAAAGATAATATTGAAGAAAATACAAGTATTAACTTAACTATTTTACTTCCTTTTAAAGCAAAAGAATACACTGAAACTACCGCTACTGATATTTTTAGTAAAGAAAAAAATAGTTCAGCTAAATTAGCCAATATGGTTACTGAATTTTATTTAGGTACTGAAATAGCCATCGATTCTATTCAAAAACAAGGAATTAATGTACATGTAAATATTTTTGATACCGGAAATAGAGGTAAAAACATTACTTCAATATTAGCTAAAGATAAATTAAAAGATACTGATGTGGTTATTGGTCCTTTTTATGCTGATAAAGCAGAAACTGTTGCTAGTAAAATTAATGCTCCTGTTATGTTTCCTCACTTTTCTAAGAGTCAACATAAATTTTCAGCAAAAAAACTAATTAAAACAGCACCCGATAAAAATAACTATACCGATTATTTAATTTCTTACTTAAAAGAAACCTATAACGGACAGCAAATTTTTGTAGTTGGCGATGGAAAAATAGCTTCTAATAGTAAAATAAATAAAATTGTAGCCCAATTAAAAAGCCACGATTCTATTAAAAACATACATGTTTTAAAACCTAAGAAAGGTTATATTAAAAAGACATTATTTACTAGTAAAATGAGCGCCAAAAAAGACAACTGGGTACTTATAACTTCTGATGATAATGTTGCTATTGCCGATGTTTTAAACAGTATGATTGGTATTCCTGATAATGTAAAAGTGCATGTTTTTGCTGTAGAAAAACATAAATCTTACAATAAAATAGAAAATAATAAACTAGCAAGTGTTGATTTTACATATGTATCAGATGCTTTTACTGATGAATATTCAAAAGATGTAATAACTTTCAATAAAAAATATTACAAAAAAAACAATACAATTCCTTCAGATTATGCCATTAAAGGTTTTGATATAACCTATGATGTTTTAATGCGTTTAGCTTCAGGAAAAGCCTTAACCGATACTTTTAAAGAAGGTGTTTCACTGCGTTTAGAAAACAAATTTGATTATCAAAAGAGCTCAGAAATTATGAGTAATAAAGGTTTGTTTATTGTAAAATATAATAAAGATCTTAGCTTAACTAGACTAAAATAA